The Sulfurovum riftiae genome segment AAAATCCCTCCCATACAAAGAGGGATCATACGAAGCGGAACCTATAACATCCGCATCCTGATCGTGAATATCGAACCCATAGGTACCGTACACGGCAACTGCGGCACTCAAACCGCTCATGACAGGTGTCATATAACCTGCATACCCACCGACAGCCCATGAATTCCTGTTATTATTGACAGTACCGCTATAGGTCCTGTCTATATAAAAAGATCTTGCCTGTCCAAAGATCTCACCGTTACTGTTATCTCCGTCATTGATGACTTCAGCAACTGAACCATGTGTCACCTTGCCATCTGTAGTAGCTTCATCATGTGCATAGGCCATGCCTGTTGCGAGTATTGCAACAAGGCTCAATTGAACCAATTTCATTCTTATTCCTCCTCGTATTTTTATACGAGTACAGTATGGACGATGAAAATAGCAATAAAATAGCATCAGGGATTTCAATGAAAAGTTGTGAAAAAATTAATGAAAATGTAACAAAAAGTAACCTAATGCTTCTGATTAAGTTTGTAGCCGATACCTTTGAGACTCTCTATGAGATCCTCTTTCAGTACCTTTTTCACACGGTGGATCTCCGCCCTGATGGTGGCATTATCGACATGGGCATCTTCCCAGACATAATGTCTAAGCATATCAAAATCAACTATCTTGTTGATATTCGCGGCAAAAAGCTCGATGATCTGCGACTGTTTGTGTGTAAGCGGCTGCTCTTCATTGTCAAAGAGTAGTCTTTTCTTCTCCAGGTCGTAACTGTACATCTTGCTTATGTTGACGATGCTTTTGGAAGTGATATTCGCCATTTTGAGCAGCCGCTCTATATGTAAGGTAAGCTCTTTGAGATGAAACGGTTTCTTGAGGTAGTCGTAACAGCCGAGTTCGTAGGCTTTGGA includes the following:
- a CDS encoding response regulator transcription factor, whose amino-acid sequence is MKILLLEDELMLQSAMVEYLNDTGYEVDAFEDGMEAFESSRKNSYDLFIFDINTPSIDGLTLLDKLQSEKIFVPTIFISAITEIEQISKAYELGCYDYLKKPFHLKELTLHIERLLKMANITSKSIVNISKMYSYDLEKKRLLFDNEEQPLTHKQSQIIELFAANINKIVDFDMLRHYVWEDAHVDNATIRAEIHRVKKVLKEDLIESLKGIGYKLNQKH